One genomic window of Desulfobacterales bacterium includes the following:
- a CDS encoding glyceraldehyde 3-phosphate dehydrogenase NAD-binding domain-containing protein — protein MEERSAHESELTLGINGFGRIGKMSVWHHVGRKYFGELVVNIGRSAGTSLADMAHYVERDSTYGRLGAYLHGCRAKPVISDLDEKTGSMRIDGVRVRFLRSARNPADIAWKDVGVKLVVDTTGQFLDPTLPPDEPKGSLRGHLDAGAEKVIASAPFKIKDKGAAMPEDAVTTVMGINANDYDPRRHKTVSNASCTTTCLAHMIKPLINYFGPKKILSASMATVHAVTGSQEVLDRLPKAGAKDLRKNRSVMNNIILTTTGAAQALGLVIPEMKQIAFIAESVRIPTTTGSLIILVMNLQEELSGDPIRRETINSVYRKAAESDPNGYLHYSDNQNVSCDVIGLPRAAAIVEGHETHTRTAEVTIDLEKALGIDADLISSLREKIVRVPLTQAVIYGWYDNEMGSYVNMLGDRTVSMAEYL, from the coding sequence ATGGAAGAGCGGTCCGCACATGAAAGCGAATTAACGCTGGGGATCAACGGTTTCGGCAGGATCGGCAAAATGTCTGTCTGGCACCATGTGGGGCGTAAATATTTTGGGGAACTGGTGGTAAATATCGGGCGAAGTGCGGGCACCTCCCTCGCGGATATGGCCCATTATGTGGAAAGAGATTCAACTTATGGCCGGTTGGGGGCGTATCTCCATGGCTGCCGGGCAAAGCCGGTTATCAGCGATCTTGACGAGAAAACTGGCAGCATGCGTATCGACGGCGTCCGGGTCCGCTTTTTACGGTCTGCCAGAAACCCGGCCGATATTGCCTGGAAGGACGTTGGCGTCAAACTGGTGGTGGATACCACCGGCCAGTTTCTGGACCCGACCCTGCCGCCGGATGAGCCGAAAGGGTCTTTGCGCGGGCATCTGGATGCCGGCGCCGAGAAGGTAATCGCGTCGGCGCCGTTTAAGATCAAAGATAAGGGCGCGGCCATGCCGGAAGATGCGGTGACCACGGTGATGGGGATTAATGCCAACGATTATGACCCCCGCCGTCATAAGACCGTTTCAAACGCGTCCTGCACCACGACCTGCCTGGCCCACATGATCAAACCGCTGATCAATTATTTTGGACCCAAGAAAATACTTTCGGCGTCCATGGCCACGGTTCATGCCGTCACCGGCTCCCAGGAAGTGCTGGACCGTCTGCCGAAAGCGGGTGCAAAGGATCTGAGGAAGAACAGAAGCGTTATGAACAATATCATCCTGACAACCACGGGGGCTGCCCAGGCCCTGGGGCTGGTTATCCCGGAAATGAAGCAGATCGCATTTATTGCCGAATCCGTTCGTATTCCCACAACCACCGGCTCGCTGATCATACTGGTGATGAACCTCCAGGAGGAATTGTCCGGGGACCCGATCCGCCGGGAAACCATCAATTCCGTTTATCGAAAGGCGGCTGAAAGCGACCCCAACGGCTACCTGCATTATTCCGACAATCAGAATGTGTCCTGTGATGTCATCGGGCTGCCGAGAGCGGCTGCCATCGTCGAGGGGCACGAGACCCACACCCGAACGGCCGAAGTAACCATCGACCTCGAAAAGGCGCTGGGAATCGATGCCGACCTGATTTCTTCATTGCGCGAGAAAATTGTGCGGGTGCCCCTGACCCAGGCGGTCATATACGGCTGGTACGACAACGAGATGGGAAGTTACGTCAATATGCTCGGCGACCGGACGGTTTCGATGGCGGAGTATCTGTAA